The window CAACTGTAGGGTGATCGGGTGCAGTTGCGGTACTCCTACCGGATCGACCCGACCCCCGGCCAGCGGATCGACCTGGCCAAGGCATTCGGGTGCGCCCGCGTGGTGTTCAACGACGCGCTCGCGCTGCGCAATCACGCTCATGAGCAAGGACTGCCGTTCCTCACCGACGCCGACCTGTCCCGCGCTGTGATCACCGAGGCGAAGAAGACCCCGCGGCGGGCCTGGCTGGGCGAGGTGTCCGCCGTGGTACTCCAGCAGGCCCTGGCGGACTGCACCACCGCGTTCCGCAACTTCTTCGCCTCTGTCTCCGGCAGGCGCAAGGGGCCGAAACTCGCGCCGCCCCGCTTCCGGTCCCGCAAGGACAACCGGCAGGCGATCCAGTTCACCAAGAACGCCCGCTTCTCGATCACCGCGCAGGGCAGGCTGCGCTTGCCGAAGATCGGGGATGTGGCGGTGCGCTGGTCACGGGAACTGCCCGCCGAGCCGTCGTCGGTCACGGTCTTCAAGGACGCGGCCGGGCGATACTTCGCCTCGTTCGTGCTCCAGGTGACCCAGACGGCGTTGCCCGAGACCGGCGCCGAGACGGGCACTGAGACCAGCACTGAGACCGGCGCTGAGACGGGGATCGACCTGGGGCTGGGGCACTTCGCCGTCCTGGCCGACGGCACCAAGGTGTCCTCGCCGAGATTCCTGCGCCGTGCGGAGAAGAAGCTCAGGAAACTCCAGCGGGCGCTGTCGCGCAAGCAGAAAGGATCGAGCAACCGGGCCAGGGCCCGCCTGCGGGTTGCCCGCCAGCACGCCAGGGTCGCCGACGCGCGCCGCGAGTTCCACCACCAGACCTCCACGCGGATTATCCGCGACAACCAAGCGGTGTATGTGGAGGACCTGGCGGTCAAGGGACTGGCCCGCACCCGGTTGGCCAAGAGCGTCCACGATGCCGGGTGGTCGGCGTTCGTGGGCATGCTGGAGTACAAGGCGAAGCTGTATGGCAGGTACTTCGCCAAGGTCGGCCGGTTCTTCCCCTCCTCCAAGCTGTGTTCGGCGTGCGGTGTCGTCGCCGAGGCGATGCCGCTGTCGGTGCGGGAGTGGACCTGCCCGTGCGGGTTCACCCACGACCGGGATGTGAACGCCGCGATCAACATTCTCGCCGCCGGACGGGCGGAGAGACAAAACGCCTGTGGAGATCAGGTAAGACCCGGATCCGTCCGGGCACAGATCAGCGAAACAGGACGCCGGGGAAGTGCCGCCGCGTGAACGGGACGGCACAGGCCAGAATCTCCGGGCTTCAGCCCGGAGAGCGCGTCAAATGACGGCCCCGTCAGCGGACGCCCGCCAGTGCCACGGTCGTCAGTGGA is drawn from Nonomuraea muscovyensis and contains these coding sequences:
- a CDS encoding RNA-guided endonuclease InsQ/TnpB family protein, with protein sequence MQLRYSYRIDPTPGQRIDLAKAFGCARVVFNDALALRNHAHEQGLPFLTDADLSRAVITEAKKTPRRAWLGEVSAVVLQQALADCTTAFRNFFASVSGRRKGPKLAPPRFRSRKDNRQAIQFTKNARFSITAQGRLRLPKIGDVAVRWSRELPAEPSSVTVFKDAAGRYFASFVLQVTQTALPETGAETGTETSTETGAETGIDLGLGHFAVLADGTKVSSPRFLRRAEKKLRKLQRALSRKQKGSSNRARARLRVARQHARVADARREFHHQTSTRIIRDNQAVYVEDLAVKGLARTRLAKSVHDAGWSAFVGMLEYKAKLYGRYFAKVGRFFPSSKLCSACGVVAEAMPLSVREWTCPCGFTHDRDVNAAINILAAGRAERQNACGDQVRPGSVRAQISETGRRGSAAA